One window from the genome of Desulfovibrio sp. encodes:
- a CDS encoding iron-containing alcohol dehydrogenase — protein DLKARYALCFAALEAGVAFDNGLLHFTHALEHPLSAVSHDLSHGLGLAALLPAVIKECYPARSAVLAHILAPIVPDLAGVPEEADKVAKAVEQWLFGLGVTQKLVDLGVKESDVVTFCDLVEQTPSLGLLLSVAPVKATREIVARIYTNSLRPMA, from the coding sequence GATCTCAAAGCCCGTTACGCTCTCTGCTTCGCTGCCCTTGAGGCTGGCGTCGCCTTTGACAATGGCCTGCTGCACTTCACGCACGCGCTTGAACACCCCCTGAGCGCCGTAAGCCACGACCTGTCTCACGGGCTGGGCCTGGCCGCGCTGCTGCCTGCCGTCATCAAGGAGTGCTACCCGGCGCGTTCCGCCGTGCTGGCCCACATTCTTGCGCCCATTGTTCCGGACCTCGCGGGCGTGCCCGAAGAAGCCGACAAGGTGGCCAAGGCCGTGGAACAGTGGCTCTTCGGGCTGGGTGTGACCCAGAAGCTTGTGGATCTGGGCGTGAAGGAATCCGATGTGGTCACTTTCTGCGACCTTGTGGAACAAACCCCTTCCCTCGGACTGCTGCTATCTGTGGCTCCGGTAAAGGCCACGCGCGAGATCGTGGCCCGCATCTACACAAATTCCCTGCGCCCTATGGCCTGA